In one window of Pseudoalteromonas espejiana DSM 9414 DNA:
- a CDS encoding group I truncated hemoglobin, whose translation MKFVVVLCVCIGVLTGCASSTQLSLYQQLDGRAGLTRIVDSFIYQIGNDEQVLHYFEHSDINHFREGFITHMCMLVEGPCTYEGDSMVDIHTGMHITEKDFNRVVDLLVNAMQEQNISQSIQNEILSRMAPLRSEIIKI comes from the coding sequence ATGAAATTCGTAGTTGTATTGTGTGTATGTATCGGCGTGTTAACAGGTTGCGCGAGTTCAACACAGTTGTCGTTATATCAGCAGCTAGATGGACGAGCAGGGCTCACTCGAATTGTAGATAGCTTTATTTATCAAATAGGCAATGATGAGCAAGTACTTCATTACTTTGAACACAGCGATATTAATCACTTTAGAGAAGGCTTTATTACTCACATGTGCATGCTTGTAGAAGGGCCATGCACATACGAAGGTGACTCTATGGTTGATATTCACACCGGCATGCATATAACGGAAAAAGACTTTAACCGCGTGGTTGATTTACTTGTTAATGCAATGCAAGAGCAAAATATAAGTCAAAGCATTCAAAACGAGATACTTTCTAGAATGGCACCGCTGCGCAGTGAAATAATCAAAATATAG
- a CDS encoding transcriptional repressor encodes MNIESLVSKAKQVCDNRGARFTPIREKVFRLLASAQGGVGAYDLLEQLKVTETGAKPATIYRALDFLSELGFIHKIESTNAFMLCHHFDHIHPVQLLICDTCGFVKELHSTVISHELNNLAAESGFVVSAQTVEAHGKCESCRG; translated from the coding sequence ATGAATATAGAATCACTCGTAAGTAAAGCAAAACAAGTTTGTGACAACCGTGGTGCGCGTTTTACGCCAATCCGCGAAAAAGTATTTCGCCTATTAGCCAGCGCTCAAGGCGGCGTGGGCGCTTACGATTTACTTGAGCAATTAAAAGTGACAGAAACAGGCGCAAAACCAGCGACTATTTACCGTGCGTTAGACTTTTTATCTGAGTTAGGCTTTATTCATAAAATAGAGAGCACCAATGCATTTATGCTATGTCATCACTTTGATCATATCCACCCTGTGCAATTGCTCATTTGTGACACTTGCGGGTTTGTAAAAGAGCTACACTCTACTGTTATTTCTCACGAGCTAAATAACTTAGCAGCAGAGAGCGGTTTTGTTGTATCAGCACAAACCGTAGAAGCACATGGTAAGTGCGAGTCTTGTAGAGGCTAA
- a CDS encoding bifunctional diguanylate cyclase/phosphodiesterase, producing MTNSLKNRIIILCVGLVLLTTMVSIFSFWWSTSKFQEEKVNQDISVAQNVYKQYLSAKESLLLTAAKVLTADFGFKQAVATRDAGTISSVLFNHSQRIDAELMLLIDLSGKLISANTSEDLYPHNLQLLLQELLNSPEQSSFVVLNKQLYQVILLPVRAPRTVAYSLVGFKIDDEVALELKNLTGMDVSFIAEQNNLVKSSLLKRPEDFSPNAYFSSATTSRLFSDYPVYKNRDITLPSLQGNVVTILLSADLTQSYSDFENLLFTLIILAILTMLVGGITSSLLANNLTTPLSQLAVIARQFAQGNYTFEFNANKQSSEIATLANAFDNMGNDINEREKKISFQARHDSLTGFYNRSAMLEVLDDELDCATEYTLVAIDIKGLRHINDKLGPRVGDECLKAVANRISGFSDELGGFHARIGGDEFLTVFPTAAARDKKSGIVGLMAQLQACYTVKTLKINLRFSAGIVQYPTQGVASDDLMRRVLIAVDNAADNQDSIHYYQNGEDEAHLDRLKMLDELKQAISDDDGQLFMTYQPKLHMQTKKINKVESLIRWQRKDGSWVNPELFIDLAEQSGLIVELTAWVVNTVVSQVADWQSKGIQMQAAINVSAQDIASPSFHSALVRTLKKYSVDPTLITIELTERDMIENEEKGIKALQNLKAIGVKISLDDYGVGQTSLGRLKMLPIDELKLDKCFILKLDESQKDQYIVQSSITLGHQLGFSVVAEGVETLDSLNLLEAMQCDHAQGYYLSRPLKAELLEQWLEEYYAKN from the coding sequence ATGACTAACAGTTTAAAAAACCGCATTATTATTTTATGTGTTGGCTTAGTGCTTTTAACCACTATGGTGAGTATTTTTAGTTTTTGGTGGTCTACCAGTAAATTTCAAGAAGAAAAAGTAAATCAAGATATTAGCGTTGCGCAAAATGTTTATAAGCAATACCTAAGCGCAAAAGAAAGCCTACTACTTACCGCTGCAAAAGTACTTACTGCCGATTTTGGTTTTAAGCAAGCGGTTGCCACACGAGATGCCGGCACCATTAGCAGCGTGTTGTTTAACCATAGCCAGCGCATAGATGCAGAGCTTATGCTGCTTATTGATTTATCGGGCAAGTTAATATCGGCAAATACAAGTGAAGATTTATACCCTCATAATTTACAGCTTTTATTGCAAGAGTTATTAAATTCACCCGAGCAATCAAGTTTTGTTGTACTTAATAAGCAGTTATACCAAGTTATTTTGCTGCCAGTGCGAGCGCCCAGAACAGTAGCTTATAGCTTGGTAGGGTTTAAAATTGATGATGAGGTAGCGCTTGAGCTTAAAAACTTAACCGGAATGGATGTTAGCTTTATTGCAGAGCAAAACAACTTAGTAAAAAGCTCATTGTTAAAACGCCCTGAAGATTTTTCACCTAATGCGTACTTTAGTAGTGCAACTACCTCGCGTTTATTTTCCGATTACCCTGTATATAAAAACCGCGATATTACTTTACCTTCACTGCAGGGCAACGTAGTTACTATTTTACTAAGCGCCGATTTAACGCAAAGCTATAGCGACTTTGAAAACCTATTATTTACACTAATAATTTTAGCCATTTTAACGATGTTAGTGGGGGGGATAACCAGTAGTTTATTAGCTAATAATTTAACTACACCGTTATCGCAGTTAGCTGTTATTGCAAGGCAGTTTGCACAAGGTAATTACACATTTGAGTTTAACGCTAATAAGCAAAGTAGTGAAATTGCCACGCTCGCAAACGCGTTTGATAACATGGGTAACGATATTAACGAGCGTGAGAAAAAAATTAGTTTTCAGGCACGCCATGATTCGTTAACAGGCTTTTATAACCGCTCGGCAATGCTTGAAGTACTTGATGATGAGCTTGATTGTGCAACAGAATACACTTTAGTTGCTATTGATATAAAAGGCTTACGCCACATAAACGACAAGCTAGGGCCACGCGTTGGCGATGAGTGCTTAAAAGCGGTGGCCAATAGAATTAGTGGTTTTTCAGATGAGTTAGGTGGGTTTCATGCTCGCATTGGTGGAGATGAGTTTTTAACGGTATTTCCTACGGCTGCTGCCAGAGATAAAAAAAGTGGCATAGTCGGTTTAATGGCGCAGCTACAAGCGTGCTATACCGTAAAAACGTTAAAAATTAACTTACGTTTTAGCGCCGGCATTGTGCAGTATCCAACCCAAGGAGTTGCCAGCGATGATTTAATGCGCCGGGTGCTTATTGCAGTCGATAACGCAGCAGATAACCAAGATAGTATTCATTATTATCAAAATGGTGAAGATGAAGCGCATTTAGATCGTCTTAAAATGCTTGATGAACTTAAACAAGCAATAAGCGATGACGATGGTCAGTTGTTTATGACTTATCAACCTAAATTGCACATGCAAACAAAAAAAATTAATAAGGTCGAATCGTTAATTCGTTGGCAACGCAAAGATGGCAGTTGGGTAAATCCAGAGCTCTTTATTGATTTAGCCGAGCAGTCGGGACTTATTGTTGAGCTAACAGCTTGGGTCGTTAATACGGTGGTTTCTCAAGTTGCTGATTGGCAATCAAAAGGCATACAAATGCAAGCCGCAATTAATGTATCTGCACAGGATATAGCTTCACCGAGTTTTCACTCTGCGTTAGTACGTACATTAAAAAAATACAGTGTAGATCCAACGCTTATAACGATTGAGCTAACCGAGCGCGACATGATAGAAAACGAAGAAAAAGGCATTAAAGCGCTCCAAAACTTAAAAGCAATAGGTGTAAAAATATCACTCGATGATTATGGTGTAGGACAAACGTCGTTAGGGCGTCTGAAAATGCTTCCTATTGATGAGTTAAAGCTCGATAAATGTTTTATTTTAAAATTAGATGAATCACAAAAAGATCAATACATAGTGCAGTCATCTATTACTTTAGGACACCAGTTAGGGTTTTCGGTTGTGGCCGAAGGCGTAGAGACCCTTGATTCATTAAATCTGCTTGAAGCGATGCAGTGTGACCATGCACAGGGCTATTACCTTAGCAGACCTTTAAAAGCAGAGTTATTAGAGCAATGGTTAGAGGAATACTATGCAAAAAATTAA
- the asd gene encoding archaetidylserine decarboxylase (Phosphatidylserine decarboxylase is synthesized as a single chain precursor. Generation of the pyruvoyl active site from a Ser is coupled to cleavage of a Gly-Ser bond between the larger (beta) and smaller (alpha chains). It is an integral membrane protein.), producing MSLDKFKIAMQYAMPKHFISRVVGKLAAAKAGALTTTLIKLFIKQYKIDMSEAEYSDPAHYKTFNEFFTRPLKDGVRPMAEGDNIITHPVDGAISQLGDIVDGQLIQAKGHDYSLQALLGGSEDDTTPFLGGKFATIYLAPKDYHRIHMPIDGILSKMIYVPGDLFSVNPLTAQNVPNLFARNERVVAIFETEIGPLAMVLVGATIVASIETIWAGTVTPPAGSDVFSWNYPTKGENAITLKKGEEMGRFKLGSTVVLAWGADKADILKDQLPETVTRLNTAFATIKGSEEL from the coding sequence GTGAGTTTAGACAAATTTAAAATTGCAATGCAGTACGCAATGCCAAAACACTTTATTTCACGCGTAGTAGGCAAATTAGCAGCGGCTAAAGCAGGCGCCCTCACCACCACGCTAATTAAATTGTTTATTAAGCAATATAAAATAGACATGAGTGAGGCTGAGTACTCAGACCCTGCCCATTACAAAACATTTAATGAGTTTTTTACTCGCCCATTAAAAGATGGCGTACGCCCAATGGCTGAGGGTGACAACATTATTACTCACCCTGTAGATGGTGCAATTAGCCAGCTAGGAGATATTGTTGACGGACAGCTAATACAAGCAAAAGGCCACGACTACAGCTTACAAGCACTATTAGGCGGCTCTGAAGACGACACAACACCATTTTTAGGCGGTAAGTTTGCAACTATTTATTTAGCGCCAAAAGACTACCACCGCATTCATATGCCAATTGATGGCATATTAAGCAAAATGATTTACGTACCTGGTGATTTATTTTCAGTAAATCCGCTTACTGCGCAAAACGTGCCTAATTTATTTGCGCGTAACGAACGGGTAGTCGCTATTTTTGAAACCGAAATTGGCCCGCTGGCTATGGTACTTGTAGGCGCAACGATTGTAGCCAGCATTGAAACTATTTGGGCTGGTACGGTAACACCACCAGCAGGTAGCGATGTATTTAGCTGGAACTACCCTACTAAAGGCGAAAACGCGATTACCCTTAAAAAAGGTGAAGAAATGGGCCGCTTTAAACTAGGCTCTACCGTAGTACTCGCTTGGGGCGCCGATAAAGCCGATATTTTAAAGGATCAGCTACCTGAAACAGTAACTCGCTTAAATACAGCATTTGCAACAATTAAAGGAAGTGAAGAGCTGTAA
- a CDS encoding DUF3034 family protein: protein MQKIKCLLASLLLISAPVLASDGKLLATPGVSQIEGSGGGGIVPWAQLAGYASEDEFSVNGFCSRADVSDYTLDVCGAQVNLFNRVELSYAQQRFDVPALDTEIEQSITGAKIRIYGDIVYSTWPQVSFGIQHKSLDDGAIATLVGAEDTSGTDYYLAASKLHLGAIGGYNWFWNVTTRYSEANQLGLLGYGGAGNDAEILFEGSTALFLSRSVAVGVEYRQKSNNLNLGEQDWKDLFVAWMPNKHVSVTAAYLDLGSIAGADDQTGWYLSVTGYW, encoded by the coding sequence ATGCAAAAAATTAAGTGTTTATTGGCAAGCTTATTATTAATAAGTGCACCGGTACTTGCCAGTGACGGCAAGCTACTTGCTACACCTGGGGTATCTCAAATAGAAGGAAGCGGCGGCGGTGGTATTGTGCCATGGGCGCAATTAGCTGGGTATGCCAGCGAAGATGAGTTTTCGGTTAATGGCTTTTGTAGCCGTGCAGATGTAAGCGACTACACGCTAGATGTATGTGGAGCACAGGTTAACTTATTTAATAGAGTAGAGCTTAGTTATGCTCAGCAACGTTTTGATGTACCCGCGCTCGATACTGAAATAGAGCAATCGATAACGGGGGCTAAAATACGTATATACGGTGATATTGTTTATAGTACTTGGCCACAAGTAAGCTTTGGTATACAGCATAAATCACTTGATGATGGCGCTATAGCAACACTAGTTGGAGCAGAAGATACCAGTGGCACTGATTACTACCTTGCCGCGAGTAAATTACATTTAGGGGCAATAGGCGGTTATAACTGGTTTTGGAATGTGACGACTCGTTACAGTGAAGCTAACCAGCTTGGTTTACTTGGCTATGGTGGCGCAGGTAACGATGCCGAAATTTTATTTGAAGGAAGTACCGCATTATTTTTAAGTCGCAGTGTTGCTGTGGGTGTTGAATATAGGCAAAAATCTAATAACTTAAATTTAGGAGAGCAAGACTGGAAAGATTTATTTGTAGCCTGGATGCCTAATAAGCATGTTAGCGTAACAGCCGCTTATTTAGACTTAGGGAGTATTGCAGGGGCGGATGACCAAACAGGTTGGTACTTATCGGTTACAGGGTATTGGTAA
- a CDS encoding DUF5522 domain-containing protein, producing the protein MTQINCSQCNTTLNCNVNDITACWCNQLPAILPLDSSATSCLCNSCTLSKINVYLESIYTLPIKAQIEFAKKFSANDNLIEGLDYTMQNGFMVFSKWFFLKRGTCCKNGCKNCPYR; encoded by the coding sequence ATGACCCAGATAAACTGCAGCCAATGTAATACAACGCTTAACTGTAATGTTAATGATATAACCGCATGTTGGTGTAATCAGTTACCCGCTATTTTACCGCTTGATAGCAGTGCAACAAGTTGTTTATGTAATAGCTGTACGCTTAGTAAAATTAATGTTTATTTGGAAAGTATTTATACTCTACCAATAAAAGCACAAATTGAATTTGCTAAAAAATTTAGCGCTAATGACAATTTAATAGAAGGGCTAGATTACACCATGCAAAATGGCTTTATGGTCTTTAGTAAGTGGTTTTTTTTAAAAAGGGGGACGTGCTGTAAAAATGGCTGTAAAAACTGCCCGTATCGTTAA
- a CDS encoding chemotaxis protein CheX: MNVEFINPFLSSLINVLSTMAQTELKPGKPRIKTDEIACGDVSGLIGMVGAQTRGSFSITFDEGLALTIMERMLGERPDNIDDEVTDMVGEITNMVTGGAKNLLGEKGYDFDMATPIVVSGKGHTITHKSKGKKIIMPFSCDAGDANIEVSFDKL, encoded by the coding sequence ATGAATGTTGAGTTCATCAATCCGTTTTTATCATCATTAATCAATGTTTTATCTACTATGGCGCAAACTGAGTTAAAGCCAGGTAAGCCGCGCATTAAAACTGATGAAATTGCCTGTGGCGATGTATCAGGTTTGATTGGTATGGTGGGCGCACAAACCCGTGGTTCCTTTTCAATTACCTTCGATGAAGGCTTAGCGCTAACCATTATGGAGCGCATGTTAGGCGAGCGTCCAGATAACATAGACGACGAAGTTACCGATATGGTTGGCGAAATAACGAATATGGTAACTGGTGGCGCAAAAAATTTACTAGGCGAAAAAGGCTATGACTTTGATATGGCCACACCTATTGTTGTATCTGGTAAGGGTCATACGATCACCCACAAAAGTAAAGGCAAAAAAATTATTATGCCGTTTAGCTGCGATGCCGGTGATGCAAATATTGAAGTTAGCTTCGACAAACTATGA
- a CDS encoding capsular biosynthesis protein has protein sequence MDCQLHVMGAPKLSAVNYLPTAFKVDFTDVLNAQLKRKRARNSLWNNAIISAVYKLGLGFFERLRYAKYLALLTQIKPEVMVIWNGNKLPNTTVAMAAKALGIKQFYYENGLLPGTTSLDPQGINYHASLSRDPEFYLNFNRNNALNFDAPDLIPRENHKKRCEFEAENIPKRYIFVPFQVPHDTQIASFSPWIDSMEMLYDEVVTAVRALNDPELKVVFKEHPSWHKHYRDLYNKDPIALFANGNKTCELIERAEAVITINSTVGLEALQLNKRVITVGQACYNIEGLVKHASTSKELAMQVDDVVKGWQFNPLLRDKFFCYLKHIYSVPGVWKHAEEEHIKAIELRFKGADKFSLHHLNEQVAQNA, from the coding sequence ATGGATTGCCAACTACATGTAATGGGAGCGCCTAAGCTCTCTGCTGTAAATTATTTACCTACTGCATTTAAAGTTGATTTTACAGATGTATTAAATGCTCAACTAAAACGCAAAAGAGCGCGAAATTCTCTTTGGAATAACGCGATTATATCTGCTGTATACAAACTAGGCTTGGGCTTTTTTGAGCGTTTACGCTACGCAAAGTATTTAGCATTATTAACACAAATTAAGCCAGAGGTTATGGTGATTTGGAATGGTAATAAACTGCCTAATACAACCGTTGCTATGGCTGCAAAAGCATTAGGGATAAAACAGTTTTATTATGAGAATGGCTTATTACCAGGCACGACCAGTTTAGACCCTCAGGGGATTAATTATCACGCGTCACTTAGCCGCGATCCTGAGTTTTATTTAAATTTTAATCGCAACAACGCATTAAATTTTGATGCGCCTGATCTCATACCTCGAGAAAACCACAAAAAGCGGTGTGAATTTGAAGCTGAAAATATCCCAAAACGTTATATTTTTGTGCCTTTTCAAGTGCCACATGATACTCAAATAGCGAGCTTTTCACCATGGATTGACTCTATGGAAATGCTTTATGATGAAGTGGTTACAGCTGTAAGAGCCTTAAACGACCCTGAGCTCAAAGTCGTTTTTAAAGAGCACCCTTCGTGGCATAAACACTACCGTGATTTATACAACAAAGACCCTATTGCACTATTCGCTAACGGTAATAAAACGTGCGAACTTATTGAACGTGCAGAAGCTGTAATAACCATAAACTCAACCGTAGGGCTTGAGGCGCTTCAGCTTAATAAGCGTGTAATTACCGTAGGGCAAGCCTGTTATAATATAGAGGGCTTAGTAAAACATGCCAGTACGAGTAAAGAGCTAGCTATGCAAGTGGATGATGTTGTAAAGGGCTGGCAATTTAATCCTTTATTACGTGATAAGTTTTTTTGCTATTTAAAGCATATTTATAGTGTGCCAGGAGTTTGGAAGCACGCAGAGGAAGAGCATATAAAGGCAATTGAACTGCGTTTTAAAGGCGCAGATAAATTCTCTTTACATCACCTTAATGAGCAAGTAGCTCAAAACGCTTAA
- the orn gene encoding oligoribonuclease has protein sequence MTINESNLIWLDLEMTGLEPATDKILEIATVVTDADLNILAEGPTIAIHQCDELLDGMDEWCTTQHGKSGLTTRCKASTYDEAYAVEQTLNFLKQWVPAGKSPMCGNSIGQDRRFMNKYMRELEDFFHYRNLDVSTIKELARRWKPEVLAQVNKKGSHLALDDIKDSIMELKVYREKFFNL, from the coding sequence ATGACTATTAATGAATCAAATTTAATTTGGCTTGATCTGGAAATGACCGGACTTGAGCCAGCAACAGATAAAATACTCGAAATTGCCACGGTAGTAACCGATGCCGATTTAAATATACTAGCTGAAGGCCCTACCATTGCTATTCATCAATGTGATGAGCTATTAGATGGTATGGACGAGTGGTGTACTACACAGCATGGTAAATCGGGTTTAACGACGCGCTGTAAAGCAAGTACTTATGATGAAGCTTATGCTGTAGAGCAAACGCTTAATTTTTTAAAGCAGTGGGTGCCAGCAGGTAAATCGCCAATGTGTGGTAACTCAATAGGCCAAGACAGACGCTTTATGAATAAATACATGCGCGAGCTTGAGGACTTTTTTCATTACCGCAATTTAGATGTAAGTACGATTAAAGAATTAGCCCGTCGATGGAAGCCTGAGGTACTTGCACAAGTAAATAAAAAAGGCTCGCACTTAGCACTTGATGACATTAAAGATTCTATTATGGAATTAAAGGTGTACAGAGAAAAGTTCTTTAATTTGTAA
- a CDS encoding methylamine utilization protein, with protein sequence MFRHMRQVLTKSRYLLATTLFFSQVAFGESIDLVIHDQHGQQLNNAVVELYIDSHPNESALPIAVMDQVHKQFLPELLVVQKGQQVNFPNSDNIRHHVYSFSPAKPFQLKLYSGQPKEPITFDQSGLVVLGCNIHDSMVGYIYVANSSHVYKTSKTGKLSIDIATFPATLSVWHALQTAPLENKKMITINNKSELKITINTSTPAPRNTFGSKFKGGND encoded by the coding sequence ATGTTTAGGCATATGCGGCAAGTACTTACTAAAAGTCGTTATTTATTAGCAACTACTTTATTTTTTAGCCAAGTAGCATTTGGCGAAAGTATTGACTTAGTTATTCACGATCAGCATGGCCAACAACTAAATAACGCAGTGGTTGAGCTTTACATTGACTCACATCCAAACGAAAGCGCATTACCCATCGCGGTAATGGACCAAGTACATAAACAATTTTTACCTGAGCTACTTGTGGTGCAAAAAGGCCAGCAGGTAAATTTTCCTAATAGCGATAATATTCGTCATCATGTTTATTCTTTTTCACCAGCAAAACCATTTCAGCTTAAGCTTTATTCAGGCCAGCCCAAAGAGCCAATTACTTTTGATCAATCAGGCTTGGTTGTACTAGGCTGTAATATACACGACTCTATGGTGGGCTATATTTATGTAGCCAATAGTTCACATGTTTATAAAACAAGTAAAACCGGTAAGCTAAGTATAGATATAGCGACTTTTCCGGCTACCTTGAGCGTATGGCATGCATTGCAAACAGCGCCGCTAGAGAATAAAAAAATGATAACAATTAACAATAAAAGCGAGTTAAAAATTACTATAAATACATCAACGCCAGCCCCGCGTAATACCTTTGGTAGTAAATTTAAGGGCGGTAATGACTAA
- a CDS encoding MarC family protein, translating into MHELLAIFIFFFAVIDPIGTVPVFIAVTRGEDEKFKRKVIFKAVGVSAVVLLFFVIAGEQLLNAIEIPLSAFQIAGGIVLLIFALSMIFGESKPEAEIKSVRDSTETAIFPLAIPSIASPGAMLGAVLMTRNEEYTWVEQVMTSSMMLIVLAVVLVLLLLATQVHKLIGDSGASIISRIMGLILSSVAVTNILNGIAHYFGLQIYS; encoded by the coding sequence ATGCATGAATTATTAGCGATATTTATTTTCTTTTTTGCGGTGATAGACCCTATAGGTACAGTGCCTGTATTTATAGCTGTAACACGGGGCGAAGATGAAAAGTTTAAACGAAAAGTAATTTTTAAAGCGGTGGGCGTATCTGCTGTGGTTTTGTTGTTTTTTGTTATTGCCGGTGAGCAATTACTTAATGCGATTGAAATACCTCTTTCTGCTTTTCAGATAGCTGGCGGTATTGTATTACTTATTTTTGCACTTTCTATGATTTTTGGTGAAAGTAAGCCCGAAGCCGAAATAAAAAGTGTGCGCGATAGCACCGAAACCGCTATTTTCCCGCTCGCTATTCCCTCAATTGCAAGCCCCGGTGCCATGTTAGGTGCTGTGCTAATGACCCGCAACGAAGAGTATACGTGGGTAGAGCAGGTTATGACCTCATCGATGATGTTAATAGTGTTAGCCGTTGTATTGGTATTACTATTACTTGCAACGCAGGTGCATAAATTAATTGGCGATAGCGGCGCGAGTATCATAAGTAGAATAATGGGACTTATTTTAAGCTCTGTTGCCGTAACTAATATTCTAAACGGCATAGCTCATTATTTTGGTTTACAAATATACAGCTAA
- a CDS encoding secondary thiamine-phosphate synthase enzyme YjbQ, producing MSWQQKQITLKPRPRGFHLIDDEILAQLNELTNYKVGLLHLFIQHTSASLTINENADPTVRMDMESHFNKFVPERQPYYRHDYEGDDDMPAHIKTSTLGCELSIPISNGHLALGTWQGIYLGEHRDAGGARRIVATIQGELF from the coding sequence ATGAGCTGGCAGCAAAAACAGATTACACTAAAGCCTCGTCCCCGAGGCTTTCATTTAATTGACGATGAAATACTCGCTCAATTAAATGAGCTTACTAATTATAAAGTGGGCTTACTGCATTTATTTATCCAACACACCTCAGCAAGTTTAACCATAAACGAAAATGCCGACCCAACTGTACGCATGGATATGGAAAGTCACTTTAATAAGTTTGTCCCAGAGCGACAGCCTTACTATCGCCACGATTATGAGGGCGATGACGACATGCCTGCACACATAAAAACCAGCACGCTTGGCTGTGAGTTAAGTATTCCTATTTCAAATGGACACTTAGCTTTAGGAACTTGGCAAGGTATTTACTTAGGTGAACACCGCGATGCAGGCGGCGCAAGGCGTATTGTAGCCACTATTCAGGGTGAGCTGTTTTAG
- the rsgA gene encoding small ribosomal subunit biogenesis GTPase RsgA: MAKQKKLSKGQSRRIKANHQKRLNNADTKPAKGGAQEWQTDNLGATESAVVISRFGQHADVETQNGDVLRCNIRRTVSNLVCGDEVLFRRAKVSEGDLAGVIEATQERRSQLTRPDFYDGVKVIAANIDQILMVSAVLPEFTPSIIDRYLIACEDMGIEPILVLNKIDLIDEAGLNEIQKILDIYRGLGYQVLLVSSVTGEGIDDLKNVLVDKNNIFVGQSGVGKSTLVNTVLPDAEILTKEVSENSGLGQHTTTVSRLHHLPSGGNLIDSPGIREFGLWHLDVERVTWCFKEFREFIGGCRFRDCKHLNDPGCIIQQAVADGDISQLRFDSYHRILETMADGRAGARAPRV; encoded by the coding sequence GTGGCAAAACAGAAAAAATTAAGTAAAGGCCAATCTCGCAGGATCAAGGCTAATCATCAAAAGCGCTTAAACAATGCCGATACAAAACCGGCAAAAGGTGGCGCACAAGAATGGCAAACAGATAATTTAGGCGCAACCGAAAGTGCGGTTGTAATTAGCCGGTTTGGCCAACACGCCGATGTAGAAACGCAAAATGGCGATGTACTACGCTGTAATATTCGCCGTACGGTATCTAACTTAGTGTGTGGCGATGAAGTGCTATTTCGCCGAGCTAAAGTAAGCGAAGGCGACCTAGCGGGCGTTATTGAAGCAACGCAAGAGCGCCGCTCGCAGCTTACTCGCCCCGACTTTTACGATGGCGTAAAAGTAATTGCCGCAAATATAGATCAAATTTTAATGGTGTCGGCCGTATTACCAGAGTTCACACCCAGTATTATTGACCGCTATTTAATAGCCTGTGAAGACATGGGCATTGAGCCAATTTTGGTGCTTAATAAAATCGATTTAATCGACGAAGCGGGCTTAAACGAAATACAAAAAATACTCGATATATACCGTGGCCTTGGCTATCAGGTTTTACTAGTAAGTAGCGTGACCGGCGAAGGCATTGATGATTTAAAAAACGTACTCGTTGATAAAAACAATATTTTTGTAGGTCAAAGTGGCGTAGGTAAATCGACCTTAGTTAACACCGTACTACCTGATGCCGAAATATTAACTAAAGAAGTATCTGAAAACAGCGGCTTAGGCCAACACACTACCACTGTTTCGCGTTTACACCACTTACCAAGCGGTGGTAACTTAATAGACTCACCGGGTATTCGTGAGTTTGGTTTATGGCATTTAGACGTTGAACGCGTAACCTGGTGCTTTAAAGAATTTAGAGAATTTATAGGTGGGTGCAGGTTTAGAGATTGTAAGCATTTAAACGATCCGGGCTGTATAATCCAACAAGCGGTAGCCGATGGCGACATTTCGCAATTACGCTTTGATAGCTACCACCGAATTTTAGAAACAATGGCCGACGGCCGTGCTGGTGCACGTGCACCTCGCGTTTAA